CCGCGGAAGCGGCCGGGGACCTTTCTCTCCCGCGCCCTCGCGTCGCCACCGGCACCGCCGCCTGCTAGGACTCTGGGGTGACCGACCGTTCGCCCGCGCGCGACTCCCGCTGGCCTGCCTTCGCCGTCTGCCTCGGCGCGGGCTTCATGACCCTCCTCGACGTCTCCATCGTCAACGTCGCCCTGCCCTCGATCGAGGCCTCCCTCGACGCCAGCCCGAGCGACCTGCAGTGGATCGTCGCCGGGTACACCCTCGCCTTCGGGCTCGTCCTCGTCCCCGCCGGGCGGCTCGGGGACACGCTCGGGCGCCGGCGGATGTTCCTCATCGGCCTCACGGCGTTCGTCCTCGCCTCCGCCGCGTGCGGCCTCGTCACCTCGGCCCCCGCGCTCGCCGTCGTCCGGCTCGTCCAGGGGGCGGCCGCCGGGGTGCTCAACCCCCAGGTGGTCGGGCTCATCCAGCAGCTCTTCCGCGGGCCCGAGCGGGGCCGGGCCTTCGGCATGTTCGGCGCGGTCGTGGGGATCTCGACGGCGATCGGGCCGCTCCTCGGCGGGGCGCTGCTCGCCGTCGCCGGGGAGGCGGAGGGCTGGCGGGCGGTGTTCCTCGTCAACGTCCCGGTGGGCGCCGTCCTCATCCCGCTGGCGGCCCGGCTGCTGCCCCGCGACACCCGGCACGGCGGGCGCACCCCGCTCGACGTCGTCGGCCTGGCCCTGCTCGGCGTAACCGTCCTGGGCATCATGCTCCCGTTCGTCCTCGCCACCGAGGGGGGCGGCCTGGACCAGGCGCCCTGGCAGCTGCTCGCCGTCGCCGCCGTCGCGCTCGTGGCGTTCGTGGCCTGGGAGCGGGCGTTCGAGCGTCGCGGCCGGGACCCGATCCTCTCCTCGGCGCTCGTGCGCACCCCGTCCTTCACCCTCGGCGCGACGATCGGCGGGCTGTACTTCGCCGGGTTCACGAGCATCTTCCTGCTCGTCACCCTCTACCTCCAGCAGGGGCTGGGCCTGAGCCCGCTGGCGGCCGGGCTGGTCCAGACCCCGTTCGCCCTCCTGGGCGGCGCGACCGCGATGATCGGCGGCCGGCTCGTCACCCGGTACGGCCGGCGCCTCGTCGTCATCGGCATCCTCACGACGATCGCCGGGGTGGCGGCCACGGACGTGGCGGTCCTCCACGTCGACGGCGCGGCCGCCCCGTGGGTGGTGGCCGCGTGCCTTGCCATCGCCGGGGCGGGCAACGGGTTCGTCATCTCGCCCAACTCGACGCTGGCGCTGGAGGACGTCCGCGTCGCCCAGGGCGGCACCGCCGGTGCGACGATCCAGACCCTCCAGCGCGTAGGGACGTCGGTGGGCGTCGCGGCGACCACCGCGGTCTTCTTCACCACGCTCGCCGGGGCCGGGGCGGACGCGGCGGGCTACGGCGAGGCCCTCGCCGTCGGCCTGCGGGTGACGCTGGGGATCATCGCCGTCGCGCTCGTCGTCGCCGTCCTCGACAGCCTGCGCCGCCGCGAACGCCCGCCCGTCACGCTCCCTCGGTAGGGCGTCAGGCGCGGGCAGCGGCCACCGCGGCGGCGACCAGGCCGGCGTCGGTGACCTCGTAGGTGGCCGGGCCCCCGCCCGGGCCCGCCGGGCCGGCGTCCGCGACGGAGGTGCGCGCGGAGAGGTGGATCGAGCCGACGCCCGCGGCGAGCAGGGCGGGGATGTCCTCGATGCGGACCCCACCGCCGGCCATGACCTCCACGCGGCCGGCCGACCGCTCCACCATCGCGGCGAGGGTGCCGGTGCCGTCGACGGCGCGCGGGGCGCCGCCCGAGGTGAGCACGCGCGCCACCCCGAGGTCGGCGAGCTCGGCGACGACGGACGCCGGGTCGTCGAGGACGTCGACGCACCGGTGGACGGTCACCTCCCGCCCCTCGGCGGCACGCACCAGGGCCCGGATCGCGTGCCGGTCGAGGGTCCGGTCGGCCCGGAGCGCGCCGATGACGACGCCCGCCACCCCGACGTCGACGAGCGCCTCGATGTCCCGGACCATGACCGAGACCTCAGACGCGGTGTAGACGAACCCGCCCGCGCGGGGGCGGACGAGGGCGTGCACACCGATGCCCGTCCCGACGGCGGCCTCGGCGAGCGCGATGCTCGGGGTGAGGCCGCCGACGAGCAGGGCGGTGCACAGCTCCACGCGGTCGGCGCCGCCCTCGGCCGCGACGGCGGCGCCGTGCGCGTCCTGGACGGCGATCTCGACCGCGGGCATCAGATGACGCCGAGGGCGAGCATCGCGTCGGCCACCTTGGTGAAGCCGGCGATGTTCGCGCCGAGGACGTAGTCCCCGGGGCGGCCGTACTCGTCCGCCGTGCCGGCGCACCGGTCGTGGATGCCGCTCATGATCTCGGCGAGGCGCTCCTCGGTGTAGGCGAAGTCCCACGCGTCCCGGCTGGCGTTCTGCTGCATCTCCAGCGCGGACGTCGCCACCCCGCCGGCGTTCGCGGCCTTGCCGGGCCCGAAGAGCACGCCCGACTCCTGGAGCAGGCGCACCGCCTCCGGCGTCGTCGGCATGTTGGCCCCCTCGGCGACGGCGCGGACACCGTGGCTGAGCAGCGAGCGGGCGTCGTCGACGGTGAGCTCGTTCTGCGTCGCGCAGGGCAGCGCGATGTCGCACGGGATGTCCCAGATGGAGCCGTCCTCCACCAGGCGCGAGCCCGGGCGGCGCGCGACGTAGTCCTTGGCGCGGCCGCGCTCGTCGAGCTTGACCGCCTTGAGCAGGTCGAGGTCCACCCCGGCCTCGTCGACGACGTAGCCGGAGGAGTCCGAGAACGCCACGACGCGCGCGCCGAGCTGCTGGGCCTTCTCGACGGCGAAGATGGCGACGTTGCCCGATCCCGAGATGACGACGCGCTGGCCGTCGAAGGACTCGTTGCGGGTGCCGAGCATGCGCTCGGTGAACATGACGGTGCCGTAGCCGGTGGCCTCGGTGCGGACGAGCGAACCGCCCCAGGTGACGCCCTTGCCGGTGAGGACGCCGGACTCGTAGCGGTTGGTGATCCGCTTGTACTGGCCGAACAGGTAGCCGATCTCGCGGCCGCCGACGCCGATGTCTCCCGCGGGGACGTCGGTGTACTCGCCCAGGTGGCGGTAGAGCTCGGTCATGAACGCCTGGCAGAAGCGCATGACCTCGCCGTCGCTGCGCCCGCGCGGGTCGAAGTCCGACCCGCCCTTCGCGCCGCCGATGGGCATGCCGGAGAGCGAGTTCTTGAAGATCTGCTCGAACCCGAGGAACTTGACGATGCCGAGGTAGACGGAGGGGTGGAAGCGCAGGCCGCCCTTGTACGGCCCGAGGGCGGAGTTGAACTCCACCCGGAAGCCGCGGTTGATCTGCACGCGGCCGGCGTCGTCGACCCACGGCACACGGAAGATGATCTGCCGCTCGGGCTCGCAGATGCGCTCGAGGACGGCGGCGTCGACGTACTGGGGGTGCTTGGTGAGCACCGGGCCGAGGGACTCGAAGACCTCACGCACGGCCTGGTGGAACTCGGACTCGCCGGGGTTGCGGCGCAGGACCTGGTCGTAGACCTGCTCGAGCTGGGTCTCCACGGGTGACTCCTTCATACGGTGGTGTGACACGGGGTGGTGCGCGGCCAACGCCTCGCACCTCACCCGAAGTGGTCGGGCAGGGTGGCGGCCGCCGCGGCGGCGAGCTCGGTCAGCGGCACGCTGAAGGCGCCGGCGACGTCGAGGACGGGACCCTCGGTAGGCGCGTCGTCCGTCACGCCGAGGCGCACGTGCGGGAACTGGCGCGCGGTGCACAGGTCGAGGAGGCGGACCTCCTCGCTGCGCGGGACGGCGACGACGGCCCGGGCGCCGGACTCGGCGAACAGCGCGGTGGCGAGGTCGATCCCGTCGCGCTCGCACAGCGCGGCGAGGTCGATCCGGGCCCCGACGCCGAAGCGCGAGCAGGCCTCGACGAGCGTCATGGCCAGGCCCCCGGCGGAGACGTCGTGCGCGGCCTCGGCGACGTCGTCGCGGGCAGCGTGGACGAGGATCTCGCCCAGCCGGCGCTCGGCCGCGAGGTCGACGACCGGCGGGTGCCCGCCGAGGTGGCCGTGGACGACGTCGGCCCACAGCGAGCCGGAGAGCTCGGTGCGGGTCGCCCCGAGCAGGTAGATCGCCAGCCCGGGCCGGATCCAGCCCGACGGCGTGGCGCGGGCGACGTCGTCGAGCACGCCGAGGACGCCGACGACGGGCGTGGGGTTGATCGAGGAGTCGATCCGGCCGGGCTCCCCGGTGCCGTTGTAGAGCGAGACGTTGCCGCCGGTGACGGGGATGCCGAGCTCGGCGCAGCCGTCGGCGAGGCCGGTGATGGCCTCGACGAGCTGCCACATGGCGTCCGGGTCCTCCGGCGAGCCGAAGTTGAGGCAGTCGGTGACGGCCAGCGGCCGGGCCCCGACGCAGGAGACGTTGCGGTACGCCTCGGCGAGGCCGTGCTGGGCGCCGGCGTACGGGTCGAGCTTGGTGAACCGGCCGTTGGCGTCCGTGCTCAGGGCGACGCCCAGGCCGCTGGCCTCGTCGACGCGGATGACGCCCGCGTCGTCGGGCTGGGCGAGGGCCGTGTTGCCGCGCACGTAGCGGTCGTACTGCTCGGTGACCCACGCCTTGCTCGCCGCGTTGGGCGAGGCGACGAGCGCGAGCAGCTGCGCGCGCAGCTCCTCGGGGGTGCCGGGGCGGGGCAGCGCCTCGGCGGCGTCCGCCACCAGGGCGTCCTGCCACGGCGGGCGGGCGTACGGGCGGTGGTAGGTGGGGCCCTCGTGGGCGACGGTGCGCGGGTCGACGTCGACGATCCGCTCGCCGTGGTGGTCAATGACGAGCCGACCGGTGCCGGTGACCTCGCCGATGACGGCGGCCTCGACGTCCCACTTGCCGGTGATGGCGAGGAACTCCTCGAGGCGGTCGGGCGCGACGACGGCCATCATCCGCTCCTGCGACTCGGACATGAGGATCTCGCCGGCGTTGAGCTCCTCACGCAGGAGCACCCGCTCGAGCTGGACGTACATGCCGCCGTCGCCGTTGGAGGCGAGCTCGGAGGTCGCGCAGGAGATCCCGGCCGCACCGAGGTCCTGGATGCCCTCGACGACGCCCGCCGCGTAGAGCTCGAGGCAGCACTCGATGAGGAGCTTCTCCATGAAGGGGTCGCCCACCTGGACGCTGGGGCGCTTGGTGGGCACACCGCCGTCGAAGGTCTCGCTGGCGAGGATGGACGCGCCGCCGATGCCGTCCCCACCGGTGCGGGCGCCGAAGAGGACCACCTTGTTGCCCACGCCCGAGGCGTTGGCCAGGTGGATGTCCTCGTGCCGCAGCACGCCCACGCACAGGGCGTTGACGAGCGGGTTGCCCTGGTAGGAGGGGTCGAACTCGACCTCGCCGCCGATGTTGGGCAGGCCCAGGCAGTTGCCGTAGCCCGCCACGCCCGCGACGACGCCGTGGACCACGCGGGCGGTGTCGGGGTGGTCGATGCGCCCGAAGCGGAGCTGGTCCATGACGGCGACGGGCCGCGCGCCCATGGAGATGATGTCGCGGACGATGCCGCCGACGCCGGTGGCCGCCCCCTGGTAGGGCTCGACGTAGCTGGGGTGGTTGTGCGACTCGACCTTGAAGGTCACCGCCCAGCCGTCCCCGATGTCGACGACGCCGGCGTTCTCGCCGATGCCGACGAGGAGGTGCTCGCGCATGGCGGGGGTGGTCTTCTCGCCGAACTGGCGCAGGTGCACCTTGGACGACTTGTACGAGCAGTGCTCGGACCACATCACCGAGTACATGGCCAGCTCCGCCGCGGTGGGCCGGCGGCCGAGGATGTCGACGATCCGCACGTACTCGTCGTCGGAGAGGCCGAGCTCGCGGTACGGGAGCGTCACCTCCGGCGTGGTCGCGGCGTGCGCGACGGTGTCGAGGTGGGCGAGCGCATCGGACATGGGGCCCCCGGGGATACGGACGTGGTCGGGGCTCCAGGTTACCGGCGTGCGGGCGCGGGGCGCCCTGGGGGTCCAGCGCCGGGCCCCGACCGCTCAGCGCATGAGCAAGAGCGCCGCCCCGGCGGCGTAGAGCAGGACGACCACGGGCACCGCGGTGAGGAGCACGGTCCGTCTCCTCGCGCGGTGGGGGTCGACGCCCCGCGCGGGCCGGGGGTGGCGCACGTACCAGGTGGCGACGGCGGCGATGACGGCGAGACCGAGGACGAACGGCACGACGAACATGGCTCAGCTCCGGGGGTCTGGGGTGGGAGCGGTCACGCTCGCGGAGCAGACCCTAGCGCCGTACCGGCACCCGGGGCCGCCGGCGGAACGGCCCCGCGCGGCGCGCCTAGGCTGAGTCCCGAGGCAAAGGAAGCTGAGGAGGCTGAGGAGGCTGAAGATGGCGACCGGGTGGGACGACGGCGGCGACCGGGCGGTGGCCCAGGGCCCGGACGGCGCGGCATGAGCGCCACCGTCGTCCTCGCGCGCCACGGCCGCACGCCGTGGCACGAACCGGTGCGGTACGCCGGCAGCAGCGACATCCCCCTCGACGAGGTCGGCGAGGCGCAGGCCGACCGCCTGGCGCGCTGGGCCGCGGCGGCGGGGGTCACGGCGCTCGCCAGCTCGGACCTGCTCCGTGCCCGCCGGACCGCCGCCGCCGTGCACGCCCTCACCGGGCTCGAGCCGGTGGTGGACGCGCGCCTGCGCGAGCTCGACTTCGGCGCGGCCGAGGGGCTCACCCGCGCCGAGGCCCGCGCGCGGTTCGCCGACCACGCGCCCGCCTACGAGGCAGACCCCGCCGCGTCCCCCTGGCCGGGCGGGGAGCTGCCGGCCGTGGGCGCCGAGCGGGCGACCGCGGCCGTCCGCAACCTCGCTGCGGACCGTCCCGGGGGCCTCGTGCTCGCCGTGGCGCACTCGACCATCATCCGGCTCGTCGTGTGCCAGACCCTCGGTGTGCCGCTGCGCGACTACCGGCGAGCGCTCCCGCGGCTGGAGCCGACGGCCCTCACGACGCTGCTCGTCCGGGACGACGGCTCCACGGGCCTGCTCGGCTTCAACGTCTCCCCC
The sequence above is a segment of the Georgenia faecalis genome. Coding sequences within it:
- the purL gene encoding phosphoribosylformylglycinamidine synthase subunit PurL, coding for MSDALAHLDTVAHAATTPEVTLPYRELGLSDDEYVRIVDILGRRPTAAELAMYSVMWSEHCSYKSSKVHLRQFGEKTTPAMREHLLVGIGENAGVVDIGDGWAVTFKVESHNHPSYVEPYQGAATGVGGIVRDIISMGARPVAVMDQLRFGRIDHPDTARVVHGVVAGVAGYGNCLGLPNIGGEVEFDPSYQGNPLVNALCVGVLRHEDIHLANASGVGNKVVLFGARTGGDGIGGASILASETFDGGVPTKRPSVQVGDPFMEKLLIECCLELYAAGVVEGIQDLGAAGISCATSELASNGDGGMYVQLERVLLREELNAGEILMSESQERMMAVVAPDRLEEFLAITGKWDVEAAVIGEVTGTGRLVIDHHGERIVDVDPRTVAHEGPTYHRPYARPPWQDALVADAAEALPRPGTPEELRAQLLALVASPNAASKAWVTEQYDRYVRGNTALAQPDDAGVIRVDEASGLGVALSTDANGRFTKLDPYAGAQHGLAEAYRNVSCVGARPLAVTDCLNFGSPEDPDAMWQLVEAITGLADGCAELGIPVTGGNVSLYNGTGEPGRIDSSINPTPVVGVLGVLDDVARATPSGWIRPGLAIYLLGATRTELSGSLWADVVHGHLGGHPPVVDLAAERRLGEILVHAARDDVAEAAHDVSAGGLAMTLVEACSRFGVGARIDLAALCERDGIDLATALFAESGARAVVAVPRSEEVRLLDLCTARQFPHVRLGVTDDAPTEGPVLDVAGAFSVPLTELAAAAAATLPDHFG
- a CDS encoding histidine phosphatase family protein — translated: MSATVVLARHGRTPWHEPVRYAGSSDIPLDEVGEAQADRLARWAAAAGVTALASSDLLRARRTAAAVHALTGLEPVVDARLRELDFGAAEGLTRAEARARFADHAPAYEADPAASPWPGGELPAVGAERATAAVRNLAADRPGGLVLAVAHSTIIRLVVCQTLGVPLRDYRRALPRLEPTALTTLLVRDDGSTGLLGFNVSPGVAPTS
- the gdhA gene encoding NADP-specific glutamate dehydrogenase, coding for METQLEQVYDQVLRRNPGESEFHQAVREVFESLGPVLTKHPQYVDAAVLERICEPERQIIFRVPWVDDAGRVQINRGFRVEFNSALGPYKGGLRFHPSVYLGIVKFLGFEQIFKNSLSGMPIGGAKGGSDFDPRGRSDGEVMRFCQAFMTELYRHLGEYTDVPAGDIGVGGREIGYLFGQYKRITNRYESGVLTGKGVTWGGSLVRTEATGYGTVMFTERMLGTRNESFDGQRVVISGSGNVAIFAVEKAQQLGARVVAFSDSSGYVVDEAGVDLDLLKAVKLDERGRAKDYVARRPGSRLVEDGSIWDIPCDIALPCATQNELTVDDARSLLSHGVRAVAEGANMPTTPEAVRLLQESGVLFGPGKAANAGGVATSALEMQQNASRDAWDFAYTEERLAEIMSGIHDRCAGTADEYGRPGDYVLGANIAGFTKVADAMLALGVI
- a CDS encoding MFS transporter, whose translation is MTDRSPARDSRWPAFAVCLGAGFMTLLDVSIVNVALPSIEASLDASPSDLQWIVAGYTLAFGLVLVPAGRLGDTLGRRRMFLIGLTAFVLASAACGLVTSAPALAVVRLVQGAAAGVLNPQVVGLIQQLFRGPERGRAFGMFGAVVGISTAIGPLLGGALLAVAGEAEGWRAVFLVNVPVGAVLIPLAARLLPRDTRHGGRTPLDVVGLALLGVTVLGIMLPFVLATEGGGLDQAPWQLLAVAAVALVAFVAWERAFERRGRDPILSSALVRTPSFTLGATIGGLYFAGFTSIFLLVTLYLQQGLGLSPLAAGLVQTPFALLGGATAMIGGRLVTRYGRRLVVIGILTTIAGVAATDVAVLHVDGAAAPWVVAACLAIAGAGNGFVISPNSTLALEDVRVAQGGTAGATIQTLQRVGTSVGVAATTAVFFTTLAGAGADAAGYGEALAVGLRVTLGIIAVALVVAVLDSLRRRERPPVTLPR
- a CDS encoding copper homeostasis protein CutC; protein product: MPAVEIAVQDAHGAAVAAEGGADRVELCTALLVGGLTPSIALAEAAVGTGIGVHALVRPRAGGFVYTASEVSVMVRDIEALVDVGVAGVVIGALRADRTLDRHAIRALVRAAEGREVTVHRCVDVLDDPASVVAELADLGVARVLTSGGAPRAVDGTGTLAAMVERSAGRVEVMAGGGVRIEDIPALLAAGVGSIHLSARTSVADAGPAGPGGGPATYEVTDAGLVAAAVAAARA